From one Lycium ferocissimum isolate CSIRO_LF1 chromosome 7, AGI_CSIRO_Lferr_CH_V1, whole genome shotgun sequence genomic stretch:
- the LOC132062056 gene encoding uncharacterized protein LOC132062056: MSMIFDLSDDDYKQKVYDEINKLEKYARKPTQRMFYYPRLTPQEVLFEEQEYILNNSYNGKHIYEWNSDGYTKRQIYTVVHRMIMYSTICKANSNGDRNIAKMIIAGTAGTTPGQNVVYSLVINIIEHFFGRWSDNSENIRTMLQHLRCKTLISFRWYKDVFLSRVMELPECNNTHWKSKFIVGLPSLFAERVRKALTKGETSINYDEYTYDKLIGTCIQKGSSLCNEIKLNQTRRFRFDSDTSESSTSNEDLTVLENESYISSDSDEERARVLM, from the exons ATGAGTATGATTTTTGACCTTTCTGATGATGATTACAAACAGAAAGTGTATGATGAAAttaataaattagaaaagtatgCTCGTAAGCCTACTCAAAGGATGTTTTACTATCCTCGTCTCACTCCCCAAGAAGTGTTATTTGAAGAACAGGAGTATATTTTGAATAACAGTTATAATGGTAAACATATTTATGAGTGGAATAGTGATGGTTATACCAAAAGACAGATTTATACTGTTGTACATAGAATGATCATGTACAGTACAATTTGCAAGGCAAATAGTAACGGTGATAGGAATATTGCTAAAATGATTATTGCTG GTACAGCAGGAACCACCCCAGGACAGAATGTTGTCTATTCTTTGGTTATTAATATAATAGAACATTTCTTTGGAAGATGGTCTGataatagtgaaaatattaGGACTATGCTTCAGCATTTAAGATGCAAAACCCTTATATCATTTAGGTGGTATAAGGATGTATTCCTTAGTAGGGTTATGGAGTTACCTGAGTGTAATAACACCCATTGGAAGTCCAAGTTTATAGTTGGACTGCCTAGCCTTTTTGCAGAAAGAGTTAGGAAAGCTCTTACAAAAGGAGAAACTAGCATCAATTATGATGAATATACTTACGACAAGTTAATAGGTACTTGTATCCAAAAAGGTTCATCTTTATGCAATGAGATTAAGCTGAATCA AACCAGAAGATTCAGGTTTGATTCGGATACATCAGAGAGTTCTACTTCAAATGAAGATCTCACAGTCCttgaaaatgaaagttataTTTCTTCGGATTCTGATGAGGAACGTGCTCGAGTTCTAATGTGA